A stretch of Natronococcus sp. CG52 DNA encodes these proteins:
- a CDS encoding mRNA surveillance protein pelota, with product MQIKDRERIEGGRERLTVVPESVDDLWHLQYVLEPGDRVAGDTTRRIQRNDDQMRDTGGEREPMWVAIAVDDIEFHKFANRLRVGGEIVACSREDQLGFHHTLNVEEREELSIEKRFKPDQEARLEEAEEATENPDVAIATVEEGQAHVHTVAQYGTEERATITGTTGKGEYSRGRSELFAELANVLERQDADAIILAGPGFTKQDAYKYIEQNEPEVAELITMVDTASVGDRGVHEVLKRGAVADVQQETRIESEAEYIDDLTQRIAQGAKAAYGPEEVKQAAEYGAIERLLVLDDRLRKERGPDGEWAVDIDQLVRTTEQKGGEVTVFSSEFPPGQQLSNLGGIAALLRYRLE from the coding sequence ATGCAGATCAAAGACCGGGAACGGATCGAGGGCGGCCGCGAGCGCCTCACCGTCGTCCCCGAGAGCGTGGACGACCTCTGGCACCTCCAGTATGTCCTCGAGCCCGGCGACCGCGTCGCGGGCGACACGACCCGGCGGATCCAGCGCAACGACGATCAGATGCGCGACACGGGCGGCGAGCGCGAGCCCATGTGGGTCGCCATCGCCGTCGACGACATCGAGTTCCACAAGTTCGCCAACCGGCTGCGCGTCGGCGGCGAGATCGTCGCCTGTTCGCGGGAGGACCAGCTGGGCTTTCACCACACCCTGAACGTCGAGGAACGCGAGGAGCTGTCGATCGAGAAGCGGTTCAAACCGGACCAGGAGGCCCGCCTCGAGGAGGCCGAGGAGGCCACCGAGAACCCCGACGTCGCCATCGCGACCGTCGAGGAGGGGCAGGCCCACGTCCACACGGTCGCCCAGTACGGCACCGAGGAGCGAGCGACGATCACCGGCACGACGGGGAAAGGCGAGTACTCTCGCGGGCGATCGGAGCTGTTCGCAGAGCTCGCTAACGTGCTCGAGCGACAGGACGCCGACGCGATCATCCTCGCGGGTCCAGGCTTCACGAAGCAGGACGCCTACAAGTACATCGAACAGAACGAACCCGAGGTGGCAGAGCTGATCACGATGGTCGACACGGCCAGCGTCGGCGACCGCGGGGTCCACGAGGTACTCAAGCGCGGGGCCGTCGCCGACGTTCAGCAGGAGACCCGGATCGAGAGCGAGGCCGAGTACATCGACGACCTCACCCAGCGCATCGCGCAGGGGGCGAAAGCGGCGTACGGTCCGGAGGAAGTGAAGCAGGCCGCCGAGTACGGCGCGATCGAACGCCTGCTGGTGCTCGACGACCGACTCCGGAAGGAGCGCGGTCCCGACGGGGAGTGGGCCGTCGACATCGACCAACTCGTCCGCACGACCGAGCAGAAAGGCGGCGAGGTGACGGTGTTCTCGAGCGAGTTCCCGCCGGGCCAGCAGCTGTCGAATCTGGGCGGAATCGCGGCGCTACTTCGCTACCGGCTCGAGTGA
- a CDS encoding TrmB family transcriptional regulator, translating to MTPSEAEALEAFERLGLTSYEAKVFIGLHRIGSGTARDVARVVDVPRSQVYSVAESLEERGLLEVQQSSPIRYRPVSIEEAQNTLEDRFERERDRAFDYVSAVKREPDGEETQEDIWTVRGRSRVDDRIADILSAANRRLVFGTRLPELVTPQIEQALEERIAAGVDVSVVSSSATVRERLGALEGVAVNAPPPHRKSDQRSGRIALVDDDSLLLSVVDDDGSETAIWSADSLFASVLIQLIEASDETIESTD from the coding sequence ATGACACCCAGCGAGGCCGAAGCGCTCGAGGCGTTCGAGCGACTGGGACTCACCAGCTACGAGGCGAAGGTGTTCATCGGCCTGCATCGCATCGGCTCGGGGACCGCCCGGGACGTCGCCCGCGTGGTGGACGTCCCCCGATCGCAGGTGTACAGCGTCGCCGAGAGTCTCGAGGAGCGCGGGCTGCTCGAGGTCCAGCAGTCCAGTCCCATCCGCTACCGGCCGGTAAGTATCGAAGAGGCCCAGAACACGCTCGAGGATCGGTTCGAGCGCGAGCGGGACCGCGCGTTCGACTACGTCTCGGCGGTCAAACGGGAGCCCGACGGCGAGGAGACCCAGGAGGACATCTGGACGGTCCGCGGACGCAGCCGCGTCGACGACCGCATCGCCGATATCCTCTCCGCGGCTAACCGGCGGCTGGTGTTCGGGACGCGGCTTCCGGAACTCGTCACGCCCCAGATCGAGCAGGCGCTCGAGGAGCGCATCGCCGCCGGCGTCGACGTCAGCGTCGTCAGTAGTAGTGCAACGGTCCGCGAACGGCTCGGCGCGCTCGAGGGCGTGGCGGTCAACGCGCCGCCGCCACACCGCAAGAGCGACCAGCGATCGGGCCGGATCGCTCTCGTCGACGACGACAGCCTGCTGCTGAGCGTCGTCGACGACGACGGCAGCGAGACCGCCATCTGGAGCGCGGACTCGCTGTTCGCCTCCGTGCTGATCCAGCTCATCGAGGCGAGCGACGAGACGATCGAGTCGACAGATTGA